CGCCTCCCGAAGAGGTGCTGAAGACGCTGGATGGGCTCATTCAGGATGGGAAGATCCGGTACATCGCGTGCTCGAACTTCTCCGGATGGCACCTGATGAAGGCGCTTTCGGTGAGCGAGCGTTATGGCTGGAGCCGGTATGTCGGGCACCAGGCGTACTACTCGCTGGTTGGGCGGGAGTACGAGTGGGAGTTAATGCCGCTTGCACAGGATCAGGGAGTTGGGGCGATTGTGTGGTCTCCGCTTGGCTGGGGACGGCTGACGGGCAAGATTCGTCGTGGGTCGCCGATTCCGGCGGAGAGCAGGCTGCATGTGACGGCGGCTTATGGGCCCCAGGTTCCGGACGAGTACCTGTACAAGGTTGTCGATGCGATCGATGAGATTGCGAAGGAGACGGGGAAGACGGTTCCGCAGATCTCGCTGAACTGGCTTCTGCGGCGGCCTACGGTGTCGACCGTGATTATGGGTGCCCGGAACGAGGAGCAGTTGAAGCAGAATCTTGGGTCGGTTGGATGGGAGCTTACGCCGGAGCAGGTGAAGAAGCTGGATGAGGCGAGTGAACTGCCGAAGACGTATCCGTATTGGCATCAGGCGCAGTTCGCGGAGCGGAATCCGTTCCCGGTGTAGGTTGTGAGGGGGTCTCGTCCTTCGGATGGAGGGACGAGACCTTCCGGTCAGTGTGCTCCGGAAGGATGGTTCAGCGGGATCGCTGGGCGAGATAGCGCCTGTCGAGAGCTTCACGCAGCATGGTCTTGATGACGGCTTGACGGCTGATGTTCAGTGCTTCCGCAGCACGGTCCAATTCGTTGAGCATGGGCGCGGTGAAATCTACATTGACGCGCTGCACGGCTGGCCTGATCACCGCGAACTGACCCGTAAAGTGTCCCGCGATGTTCTCTCCGCGGTCTGCCATCTCGGCGATCTGCTCGGCGTCGATCGGTTTAGAAGATGTTTTCGGCATAGGCTCTCCTTTCTTCCTTTGTTGCTTTCCATAGCGTCACAAGGTGGTAGAACTCTCCCTGTTGATCCTGCCGCACTTCGTAGATGACGCTATATAGCGTGCCGTCTACCCACCCTATGGCACGGAATTGCTCGGGGTCGTCCGACCGGCGATCCGTGATGTATTCCGTGTTGAAGAGCGTCTGCGCTTCTTCAAAGCCGATGCCCCGATCCGGATTCGCTCTGAGCCGAGCGCTCTTACGGAGATCGAATTGGAAGCGCATTGAGTAACAGTTATACCATCCCGAGTGACTGAGATCTCCTGGGCTGTGAATCCCCACATCTCTTAGGGACGGAAGACATCAAAACCAGCAAAGCGTCCCGGCGTAAAGAAAAAGGCTCCCGGAGCGCACATTCGCGCTCCGGGAGATCAGGAGTACAACTTCAATGGCTGAGCTTCAGACCGGCGAAGTGGGCGATAGTTCCCGGTCCGATCCAGATAGCGATCGCGCCTGCGTTGGCCGGCTGTTTGAGATCGTGAACGACGAGTGTGGGTTGGTCAGAGCCGTTTACGAAAAGGCGTGCGGTGGTGCCGGCAAAAGTAATTTTCATGTGAGTCCAGGCTCCTGGGACGAGATCGACATAGGACTCGTACTTTCCGGGTGTTTCGCTTCGGAGGCCCTGCCAGGGGAAGCCGGGAACGGAGATGTACTGGGCGGAGTGGTTGCGCTGGAGCTGATCCTCGGATCGTCCGTTCTTGGGACGCAGATAGAAGCACTCGAAGTGGGATCCGCCAGCGCCGACACGGAACGCGATACCGACAAAGCCGCGTAGATTCTCTGGAGCGTTCGGCGAGGTATCGCCGGTCAGATTGAGTTCTATCGATCCATCCTGAATGGACGAACCTTTTATGATGGCGATCCGGCTGACGTCGTCGCCCGCGTCACCGGCAGCGTCCGTGAGACGCACCGCGTGTTGGCCACGATAGGACACGGACTCCGCGTTGACCTGATGGAGGTCCAGAGCGGAGAGATCGTCGAGGAGCGGTTTTGGGGGCGCAGTAGCGGAACCCTGCGCGTAGCACGCGGGAGCAAGGAGCATGGCGAGACCTAACGAGAGTAGGGCCAGGCGCAGGATTCTCATGTCCTGAATGGGTTGCAGGTAGGAAGCCATCTTGATTGCTGCTATCTCTATGACGGATAAGGGTTCGGGCTGGCGGTCCTCCGGGCTGGTTGTCCGATGCTGGCGATGGGCGTTCATGAATGAACAGGACGGTGCCCACATCCCCGGGAAGCGAGATGCCGGGCACCGTTTACGCGCAGGTCAGTGCTTGATGGGATTTCCGGCTGCCGCGAGAGGATCAACGGTGGTGTTGTGGGCCTCGGTGATGAGCCAGCGACCGTCGCGATGGACGAAGACGAAGGTCAGGGCGCTGGTGGAGGGTGGGAAGACGCGTCCGCCGTTGCCGGTGAAGCCTTCAGCGTCGCCGAAGGCGGTGACGACCGCGACGTCGGGGGTGATGGGGCGGATGGCGACCTGCTTCCAGGGGGAGAGGTTGCGGGTCTTGAAGATGGTCTGATGATATTTTTCGTGGGCCTGATAGACCTCGTCGCGTCCGCGCCACCACATGCCGACGACGTTGACCCATTCGACGTCGGGGGTCATGTCGGCGACGTAGGCCTTCATGTCGTGATGGTTCCAGGATTCGATCTGGCGGTCGAGGACGGCGCGGATAGCGGTCTCGTCGGCGGGGGCGAGGGTGAGGGTCTGGCCGTAAGCGCCGCATAACGACAGCGCCAGGATTGGGAGTGCGAGGGCTGTACGGAGATTCATGCTCCGACAGTAAGGCATTTTGGGGCGTTCGTCGCCTGAGAATTTAGGCGGCAGGCAAGATGCGGGGTCCTTGGTTTTGCTCAGCCTGACTGCAACGACAACGGCGAGACGCAGATTCCCTTCGGGAATGACAACCAGAAGGGCAAAGGCAACTGCGTTGAGGGTGACGGTGTCCTAGGCGCGCTGGAGTTTGCGGCGTTCGGTCTCGTTGTAGGTGTAGCGGATGCGGTGGATGACGGTGATCGTCGAGAAGAGGGCCAGCGTCCAGAGGGCGGGAGCCATGACGCCCCAGTGGTTGAACAGGGCACCGAGGATGACGAGGACGATGCGCTCGGGACGCTCCATGAAACCGACTTTGCAGGAGCCGATGAGGGCTTCGGCGCGAGCGCGGGTGTAGCTGACCATGAGGCTTGCGGTCATGCAGAAGGCGACCAGGACGACGTAGAAGAAGCGATTGCCGCGAGCGTAGTAGACGAGCAGGCCGAAGAAGAGGGCGACGTCGGAGTAGCGGTCGAGGACGGAGTCGAAGAACGCTCCGAAGACCGAGACCTGGTTGGTCTGGCGGGCAACGCGTCCGTCGACCATATCGAAGAGGCCGGCACCGATGATGGTGAGGCCGGCGTAGAGGAACATGCGGTCTTTGTTCTGGGCGCGGGCGTAGCCGAAGAAGATGGCCGCGACGATGTTGATCAGAAGGCCGATGAAAGTGAGGGTGTTGGGCGAGATGCGCGAGAGCGCCAGCGCGTTCACGATCTTCTGCAGCAGCCAGCCGCTGCCTTTTCCGAATGCGCTTGTCCAGGTCATTGAAGGCAGGGAATAGGGGGTAGGGACGAGGGAGTAGAAGACATGGCTATTTGGCTTCGGGGGTTTCCGCGACCTCGTCTGGGTCGAGGTCGTGGATGGTGTAGAGCTTGAGGATCTCGAGTTCGCGCTTGCCGTTGGGAGTGATGACGGTGACGGTGTCGCCGACCTCCTTGTTGAGGAGGGCGCGACCGATGGGCGAGGTGGTGGAGATGAGTCCCTTGGAGACGTCGGACTCTTCGCTGGTGACGAGCTTGTAGCGGATCTCTTCGTTCTTGCTTGAGTCGAAGACGGTGATGCTTGAGCCGAAGCCGCTCTTGTCGTGCGGGATGTTGGCGAGGTTGACCATGGCGAGCTCGCCCATGCGCTTCTTGAGCTGGCCGAGGCGGGCGTTGACGAAGACCTGGCGCTGTTTGGCCATGTGGTATTCGGCGTTCTCGCTGAGGTCACCGAGGGCGACGGCTTTTTTGATTTCGGCGGGGAGTTCGGTGGTGAGCTCGTACTCGAGCTGCTTGATCTCTTCCGCGAGCCTGGCTTTGATTTTTTCGGGCATGCTGCCTTCCGGTGTAGCGGCGCGCTTGGGCTCTGACGTGCGGCGGCGCGCGTAGTAGAAAAGTTGATTATACGTTGTGAGGGACGCGGTGAGGGCAGGTGGGGTGCCTACGGTGGGGAGCGTTGGCGATTGGCTTCGCTAGAATGCTGTGACGAGGTGTGAGTGAGGATCTTCCGGTTTCTTGTGCTTCTGGTGGTGATCGGCGCGGCGGTGCTGGCATTCTGGGTGCTGGCACCGGTGGGGCCTTCGACCGAAACCTTTGTCGATATCCCGAGCGGGACGGGAAGCGACGGGATGGCGAAGCAACTGCAACAGGCAGGGGTGATCCGTAGCCAGTTTGCGTTTCTGCTGATGCGGGTGGTGAAGGGTGGGCGGCTGAAGGCGGGGGAGTACCGGTTCGATCATCCGGCGCCGATGGCCGAGGTCTACGGGCGGCTGGTGAAGGGCGATGTGTATACGCGGACCGTGGTAATTCCTGAAGGGTTCAATCTGTGGGATATCGGCGCGGCGATGGCGGCGGCGGGGCTTGGAACGCAGGAGCAGTTCCTGGAGGCGGCGCGGAAGCATGTGGAGCTGATTGCGGCGTGGAGTCCGCAGGCGGTCTCGCTTGAAGGATATTTGTTTCCGGATACCTACCGGTTCTCGCGGCACGCGAGCGAGGAGCAGATGCTGACGGTGATGGTGAAGCGGTTTCGTCAGGAGGCGGCGCTGATTGGGTTGTCGAACGGGACTCTCGATGTGGGGAAGACGGTGACGATGGCTTCGCTGGTGGAGAAGGAAGTCAGTGTCGATAGCGAACGGGCGATGGTGGCCGGGGTGTTCGTGAACCGGATGGACAAGGGAATGCCGCTGCAGACGGATCCTTCGGTCGTGTACGGGGCGATGCTGGATGGGCGGTGGCGGGGCACGATCTACCGGTCGGATCTACAGTCGGATTCGGCGTACAACACGTACAAGCACGTTGGGCTGACACCGGGGCCGATCTGCAGCCCGGGGATCGCGGCGTTGAAGGCGGCAATTTCGCCCGCACAGACGGAGAACTTGTATTTCGTGGCGGATGCGGCGGGGCACAGCCGGTTCTCGGCGACGCTCGCGGAGCACGAGGCGAATGTGAAGAGCTATCGACAGGCGGCGGGAGGGAAGTAGGTTTTGTGATTGAGGCGAAAGAGGCGGCGTGAAAAGTTCTGGTTCCTCGGCGCGGTCGCCGTCGTCTAATAAAGACTAGAGAACAAAGGTGATGCTGGTCCGCGTTCCATTTGAGCGGCTGGACGCAGACGGGTCGATATACTTGCGTATTGTGCAGCAAATGAAGAAGAGCCTGGCGGTTGGGTTGTTGGGGGTCGCCCCGTGGTTGACGGGGTGTATCAGTACGACCCGGTACGTCAAGGTGGCACCGGCCCCGTCGATCGTGCGTTCGGCCAGTGTCGATTACCTTGTGAGGCAGCTAGACAAGCAGTTCGACGCGATCCAATCGTTGAATGCTTCGGTGCTGATCGCGGTGAGCACGGGTGGCGCGCGAACAGGCGGCGAGGTGAAGGATTACACCTCGCTTCGGGGATACATCCTGGTTCGGAAGCCTGAGGATCTTCGGGTGATCCTTCTGGCTCCGGTAGTCGGAACCCGGGTCATCGACATGGTGAGCGATGGGACCAAGTTCTCGCTGCTTCTACCGACGCGGAACAAGGTGATGCAGGGGACGGATGTGGTGACGACGCCCTCGAAGAATCCACTGGAGAACCTGCGGCCGGGGATTTTCTTTGACGCGCTCCTGGTGCGGAGTATTGGGCCGGAGGAGTTCGTGACCCTGACGGAAAGCTCCCGGATGATTGCGCCGGAGACCAAGCATCGGGACGCGATTCTCGAACCGGACTACGACGTGACGGTGCTCAAGACAAAGAGCGGGAAGACGCTTCAGAGGCTGCGCGTGGTGCATATCAACCGGGTCGACCTGGAGCCGTATCAGCAGGATGTCTACGACGAGAACGGGCGGCTGGTGACGACGGTGCAGTACTCGAACTATCAGAAGTTCGGGGATCTGCAGTTTCCGACGGAGATCGTGATCAACAGGCCGATCGACGAGTACACGCTCAAGGTGACCGTGCAGAAGCTGACGCCGAACCAGAAGATGGATGACGACCAGTTCGAGCTACAGATTCCGACGGGTGTGACGATCGAGACGCTGAAGTAGGCGCTAGAGTGGCAGGCCGGTGCGGCGGGCGTGGGCGGCGATGGCCTCGTTAATTTCGAGGGCGAGCGCCAGGGCGGCGCGTCCGGCTTCCCCGGTGACCTCGGGCTGGGTGCGGGTGCGGACGGCGTTCAGGAAGGACTCGATTTCGAGGCGGAGTGGTTCACCGGCCTCTACGGGGAGTTTCTTGAGCGACAAACCCGCGGTGGGGTGACCGCCTTTGGCTGCGGCTGCTGCCGCGAGGGCGGCAAACTGAGCGGGGTCGAGGGTTGCGGCTGCAGCGGCTGCAGCGGCTGCCGCGGAGACGTCGATCAGGAGAAGATCTTTCCGGGCGAAATCCAGAGACAGATACTGGCGGGGCTGGAAGAAGCGCAGCTTGCGGACCTGCTCGGTCGAGACGCGGCTTGCGGTGAAGTTGGCGATGCAGCCGTTTTCGAACTCCAGGCGTACGTTGGCGATATCGACCTTGCGAGAAAGCACGGGGAGGCCGACGGCGCGGACCTCGCGGACTGGGCTCGGGACGAACGAGAGGACAACGTCGAGATCGTGGATCATGAGGTCGAGGACGACGTCGACATCGAGCGAGCGCGGGGTGAAGATGCTCAGGCGATGGCTCTCGAAGAACATCGGCCGGTTGAGGTGGGGGCGGGCGGCGGCGACGGCTGGGTTGAAGCGTTCGAGGTGTCCGGGCTGGACGATGCGGTCGTGCTGCGCGGCGAGCGAGAGGATGGCGTCTGCGTCGGCGAGAGACGGCGCGAGCGGCTTCTCGATCAGCAGATCGATGCCGGCGGGGAGGAGCTCGGCCGCAGTGGCCGCGTGGTGGATCGTCGGGACGGCGACACAGGCTGCGTGGATGTCGAGATTTGCGGCCAGAAGCTCCGCGACGGAGGCGAAGCCGGGGATGTTGTATTTCCCGGCGGCAGCCTGTGCGGTCGCGGGGTCACGGTCGACCACGGCGACGAGAGCGACGGGCTGGCCGGTGGATTCGAGTTCGCGGAGGACGCGCAGGTGGTTACGGCCGAAGGCTCCCGCGCCGACGACCGCTACACGTAGGGTAGGGGAGGACACTGCTCGGCTACTTCGCGCTGGATGTGGTGGAAAATTCGGAGGGAGACTCGACGGCTTCGCGGCAGCGGGAGTAAAGCTCGAGGAGCGCACTCACCTGCTCCTCAGGTTTGGCGCTCGAGGGAACTCCGAAGCCAGCGGTAGATCCGGTGGCCTTGCTGCCGACGTTGGTATGGGCGGCGACAAACTTGAGCAGGTCGAGGGCGATGTCTTCGGTGCGGCGTGCTGCCTGGTTCTGTTCCATGAGTCGGATTCCTCTTCTCTGTGTCTACAGATGATGCTACCGGGGGGCGGGGGGTAGGAGCAAGGCGCGGGGAGTGCCGCGCAGGCCGCAGAGGATCTCGTAGGGAATGGTGTGGGCGAGACGGGCGTGGTCTTCGGCGGAGATTCCTTCGCCGATGAGGGTTACGAAGTCGCCACGCCGGACTTCGGGGATGCCCGTCACGTCGACGGTGGTGAGGTTCATGGAGATGCGCCCGACGATTGGGGCTCGCCGGCCTTGGATCATGACCCATCCGCCCATTCGAGCTTCGGTGCTGGAGAGATCGCGGCGGAGTCCGTCCGCGTAGCCGATGGGCAGCAATGCGAGCCGCATCGGGCGTGATGCGGTGAAGGTGGCGCTGTAGCCGACGCGGGCACCCGGTGGAATTTCATGCACGGAGGTGACTGTCGTCTTCCAGGTGAGGACAGGCTGTAGATCCTGATGGATGCGGGTTGCGCCTGGCTGGTCGGGTTCAAGTGGAAGAGAGAGACCGTAGAGGCCGAGTCCGGAGCGAGCCATCGGGCGAGCACCAATCGAAGCGGCCAACCGGCGCAGGCGGTCGAGGATGGGAGTGGCGGCTTCGGTGGCGTTGTCGATCGTGGAGGTATTGCCGATGTGCAGCCACCTGGGGGAGTGTCCGGCGGCGGCGATCGACTCAATGGCCTTTTCGAAGACGCTCATCTGCGCGAGCGTCTGGCGCGCATCGGCACATTCGGCAGAGGCGAAGTGGGTGAAGACGCCGTCCAGGCGAATTGACTGGTGATGGTGGTTCAGTTCCTGAAGAAAGGTTTCGAGGGCCTGACCGGGAGAGCCACCCTGGCGTGACATGCCGGTGTCGATCTCAAGGTGTATTTGGTGGGCGACGCCGGAGAGTTTGGCGGCTTCCGCGATTGGGATGAGCTGTTCGGGTGTCCAGAGGACTGGAGTGAGTCTATTGCTCAGAGCCAGATCGGCTGCATTTCTAGCTGAAAGATCGTCGCCTGGAGGGCCAGACATGATCAGGATTTCGGGGGCGGATCCGGCCGGAAGGGCGGCGCGGACGGATGCTCCTTCGCAGGCGTCGGTGACCCCGAGCCATGGGACCCCGGCGCGGGCAAGCATGGGGGCGCAGATTTCGGCTCCGTGGCCGTAGGCGTTGGCCTTGATGACGGCGAGGAGAGCGATGGGCGAGTCCGCGTGGTGGAGGGCTCGTTCGAGCGCCTGTACGTTCGCGCGGAGGCGCTGCTCGGAGACTTCGATGATGCTTTTCATCGTTACGGATCTGCTTCCGCTGCTCCCGGTAACGTTTGAGCGCAGCTCTTTCATGGTAGCGCCCGGGGCAGTGGATACTCCTGCGCTGTCCCGTCACGTCCTGGTTGTTCCCCATGGCGGTGCGAGTGTGATACAAAGCTGCGTCCGAGGGAAGCCGGTTCTGCGCGTGATGTGGGCGTGCGTCGCGGATATGTCGTGTCGAGGGCCTGTGCGCCATGAAAATGAATCACCGTTCACTTATTGGCTTCGCTGAGATAGCTCCGCTGGGCCGCATCGTCGCCGCTGGGCTGGCGCTGAGCCTGGTGCTGGCGGGATGCTCGGGTTCGAGCAACTCCGGCAGTTCGGGCAGCACGACTCCGGCGATCAACCCGGCGGCTGCGGCGAACGCGGGGAACTTCTCGCGCACGGTGTTTCTTGGGGACTCGCTGACGGCGGGTTATCAGAGCTCATCGCTGCTCGATACGCAGCAGGTGCATGGGTACGCGCCGCTTGTGGCGACGCAGGCGGGATTTGGTATTGCGCTTCCGCTGATTGCGTATCCGGGAGCGCCGAACGTGCTGCAATTGATGAGCGTGGGGCCGCCGCCGGTTATTGTGACGGCTCCGGGGACGACGACCGGACGGGATGACTTCGGTTTGCAGCCTACGGACCTTGCGGTTCCGGGTGCGCTGGTCAACGACGTGGCCAATACCGTGCCGCTGCTGACGCCGAAGACGGGTCAGGAGCAGATCAACCAGCTTGTGCTGGGGTATCCGGGGTTTGGGTACGGGGCGGCGCTTAGCCAGGCACAGCAGGCGATCGCGGCCGATCCGACCACGATCTTTCTGTGGATCGGGAACAATGACGCGCTGGTGGCGGACCTGACGGGTATGCCGAGCAGCATGACCTCGCTCACGAACTTTACGAGCCAGTACCAGGCGCTGATCCAGCTACTGACGACGAAGACGAATGCGCACCTGGTGATCGCGAACATTCCGGACGTGACGCTTGTGCCGTATCTGCAGCCGGCGGCGCTGATCCTTGGGGAGTACTCGGCGGCGACTTCGCTGCCCGTGGCGACGTTGAGCGCATTGCTTGGGATTGTGCCGGGAGATTTTGTCACGCCTGCGGGGCTGGCGCAGATTCCGCTGATTCTCGGAGGAACGCAGAAAGGCGTGATTACCGACGCGGGGGTTTTGTCGGCGGCGGAGGTGGTGACGGTGAAGGCGCAGGTGGTGGCGTTCAATCAGGTGATCGCGCAGCAGGCGTCGGCGGTGGGAGCGACGCTGGTGGATATCAATGCACTGTTCAGTGCGATTGCTTCGCAGGGAATTACTGTCGGCGGAGTGACGGGGACAGCGGCGTTCCTGGGCGGGATCTTTTCGCTGGATGGCATTCATCCGACGAACACGGGCTATGCCGTGGTGGCGAATAAGTTCATCGACAGCATGAATGCCGGGATCAGCACGAAGATTCCGGATGTGAGCCTGGCGCCGATTGCGGCGACCGATCCGCTGTGGCCACCGAATCTGGTGAAGAACTAGGCGTAGCGTCGTAAGTCGCGGTGAGGTCCGTTTTCGTGCGTCTTCGCGGAGGCACGTTGCGTCAACTGCAGCACCACACTATTCTTCGTTCAATCCCCTTGTCTTCCCGTGGCGTGGATGAGCCTCTTGCGAGGTTTGCGTCACTACTTACTTTCTAGGAGCTTCAGGATGAATCGTCTCGTTCGGCTTTTGACGTGTTCCGCCATTTTCGGCGCAGTGCCGGTATTGGCCCAGATGGGTGCGCCTGGGGAGCAACCGACGGGGATGCCCGCTGTTGCGGGGCCGCTGGCGGCGAAGTACAAGGCGGATGCGGACAGGATCCTTGCGGCGGCGATGGCGGATAACGACGGGTATGCGGCACTGACGTATCTGTGCGATCACGTCGGCAAGAGGCTGAGTGGCACGCCGCAGTTGAATACCGCGGTCGAATGGGGCGCGGACCTCATGCGCAAGGCCGGGCTCGAGAACGTCAAGGTGCAGCCGGTGATGGTGCCTCGGTGGGTGCGGGGGAACGAGTCGGGAGCGATCGTTGGGCCGGTGACGAAGCCTCTGCACATGCTTGGGCTTGGCATGAGCGTGGGGACGCCGAAGGAAGGAATCACGGCGCAGGTCGTGTTTGTGCGGAGCTTCGAGGCGCTCGACGCGATGACTCCGGAGCAGGTGAAGGGGAAGATCGTGCTCTTCAACCCGGGATGGCACGGGTATGGGGTGAACTCGGTGTACCGGGTGGCGGGGCCGTCGCGCGCGGCTGCCAAGGGAGCGGTGGCGGTGCTTGTGCGTTCGGCGACGGGACTCGCGATGCAGATCCCGCATACCGGCACGCTGCAGTACGACGAGACGATGCCCAAGGTGCCGGCGGCGGCGGTGTCGGTCGAGGATGCGCTGATGATCGAGCGGCTTACGAAAGAAGGTCCGGTGACCGTTCACCTGCAGATGGACGCGCACATGGAGGCGGATGTGAAGGCCGGGAATGTGATGGGCGAGATCGTTGGGAGCGAACACCCGGAGCAGGTGGTGGTGCTGGGCGGGCATATCGACTCGTGGGATGTCGGGCAGGGCGCGCAGGATGATGGATCGGGCATCATGGCGACGTTTGAGGCGGTGTCGCTGATCCATAAGCTTGGGCTGAAGCCGAAGAGGACGATCCGGATCGTCTTCTGGGTAAACGAGGAGAACGGCGGCGCTGGCGGAAAGGCGTATCGCGAGATGCTCGGAGGCAAAGTCGAGAATCACGTTGCCGCGATCGAGATGGATGGTGGAGCGGAGAAGCCTCTCGGGATTGGATATGGCGGATTTGGTGGCGGCCGGCGCAGGACCCCTCCCGCACCGGGTGCGCCGGCAGCGGCTCCGCCGAAGCCGTTCGACGAGAGTTCGCTTTCGGCTGACGAGAAGCAATCGTTTGTTTATATGAAGGACATTGCGGCGCTGCTGACTTCGATTGGGGCGGATACGGTTTCGCCGGGCGGCGGCGGGTCGGATATCGGGCCGATCG
This genomic window from Granulicella sibirica contains:
- a CDS encoding M20/M25/M40 family metallo-hydrolase; protein product: MNRLVRLLTCSAIFGAVPVLAQMGAPGEQPTGMPAVAGPLAAKYKADADRILAAAMADNDGYAALTYLCDHVGKRLSGTPQLNTAVEWGADLMRKAGLENVKVQPVMVPRWVRGNESGAIVGPVTKPLHMLGLGMSVGTPKEGITAQVVFVRSFEALDAMTPEQVKGKIVLFNPGWHGYGVNSVYRVAGPSRAAAKGAVAVLVRSATGLAMQIPHTGTLQYDETMPKVPAAAVSVEDALMIERLTKEGPVTVHLQMDAHMEADVKAGNVMGEIVGSEHPEQVVVLGGHIDSWDVGQGAQDDGSGIMATFEAVSLIHKLGLKPKRTIRIVFWVNEENGGAGGKAYREMLGGKVENHVAAIEMDGGAEKPLGIGYGGFGGGRRRTPPAPGAPAAAPPKPFDESSLSADEKQSFVYMKDIAALLTSIGADTVSPGGGGSDIGPIVADGVPALSPRTVAQHYFDWHHTEADSLDKVDPEDFKKNTAMLSVVAYVLADMDGKLAGRKSVFHE